A single genomic interval of Plantibacter sp. Leaf314 harbors:
- a CDS encoding acyltransferase — MAITHTPPQAARPALRPGLAPAAVASNARDTGIDLVRACCIVGVVVLHAMMVGVTVTSVGPVFANASDGTAWIAPLSWVLQVMPLFFVIGGFAGLLAFRRQRARGVPASAFVAARLHRLLLPAVVTIGCTAAALAMLTLAGVPADLIATAGFRFGQPLWFLAVFLLCQALLPALAAAHERAPMRAIVALVVAAVLVDVLRASTGVDALGFLNLVFVWTTLQQLGFFLADGSIDALAKRVRIAAGAGAVVVLVVLWCVGVYSADLIANINPPTAALLLVGVAHTAPLSLLRERLTRLSRRPRVASVTAFVTTRAMTVYLWHMPVLLAMAGASAVFALTTGVVLPEPSSAAWWLGRPVWLAAALGLTAAVATVFARVEAVTMPVATRSRRRITVAVLLGLSAVTLLLVVGTSVMTGMLAVLMILASLHVSRSSSRS, encoded by the coding sequence ATGGCCATCACCCACACCCCACCGCAGGCCGCCAGACCCGCGCTCAGGCCAGGGCTCGCGCCCGCAGCCGTCGCGTCGAACGCCCGTGACACCGGCATCGACCTCGTCCGCGCCTGCTGCATCGTCGGAGTCGTCGTCCTCCACGCGATGATGGTCGGCGTGACGGTGACCTCCGTCGGCCCGGTGTTCGCGAACGCGAGCGACGGCACCGCGTGGATCGCACCGCTCAGCTGGGTCCTGCAGGTCATGCCGCTCTTCTTCGTGATCGGCGGGTTCGCTGGGCTCCTCGCCTTCCGTCGGCAGCGGGCCCGAGGCGTGCCGGCCTCGGCGTTCGTCGCGGCACGGCTGCACCGACTCCTCCTCCCGGCGGTCGTCACCATCGGCTGCACGGCCGCGGCCCTCGCGATGCTGACCCTGGCCGGCGTGCCGGCCGACCTCATCGCCACCGCCGGCTTCCGGTTCGGGCAGCCGCTCTGGTTCCTCGCGGTGTTCCTGCTCTGCCAGGCACTCCTGCCCGCGCTCGCCGCAGCCCATGAGCGCGCTCCGATGCGGGCCATCGTGGCGCTCGTCGTCGCTGCCGTCCTCGTCGACGTCCTGCGGGCGTCCACCGGTGTCGACGCCCTCGGGTTCCTCAACCTCGTCTTCGTGTGGACCACGCTCCAGCAGCTCGGGTTCTTCCTGGCGGACGGCTCGATCGACGCGCTGGCCAAACGTGTCCGGATCGCGGCCGGTGCCGGGGCGGTCGTCGTGCTCGTCGTCCTGTGGTGCGTCGGGGTGTACTCGGCCGACCTCATCGCCAACATCAATCCGCCGACCGCCGCCCTCCTCCTCGTCGGGGTCGCACACACGGCGCCGCTCTCGCTGCTGCGCGAGCGGCTGACCCGGCTCAGCCGGCGACCCCGGGTCGCGAGCGTAACGGCCTTCGTGACCACGCGGGCCATGACGGTCTACCTCTGGCACATGCCGGTCCTGCTGGCGATGGCGGGGGCGTCCGCGGTGTTCGCACTCACCACGGGTGTCGTGCTCCCCGAACCGAGCAGCGCCGCTTGGTGGCTCGGCCGGCCGGTCTGGCTCGCCGCAGCACTCGGGCTGACCGCCGCCGTGGCCACGGTGTTCGCGCGTGTCGAGGCGGTCACGATGCCGGTCGCGACACGCTCCCGTCGTCGGATCACGGTCGCCGTCCTCCTCGGGCTGAGCGCGGTGACCCTCCTCCTCGTCGTCGGCACCTCGGTGATGACGGGCATGCTCGCCGTGCTGATGATCCTCGCCTCACTCCACGTGTCGCGGTCATCCTCGCGATCATGA